Part of the Paenibacillus sp. FSL R7-0273 genome is shown below.
GTGCGCCCAGCGCAGACACAGTTACAGGGCGGGCGTCGGAGCTGGGTGGCGTGGCAGTTGACAGGCGGGCAGCGGGCTCGATTGGGGCGGTAGTTGCTGAGTGGACGGCGGACTCATCTGCGGCGGCGGTTGCTGGGTGGATGGCGGACTCTTGGGCGGCGGCGGTTGCTGGGTGGATGGCGGACTTGCGCACCGCGGCGGGTTGCCGTTTTTTCTGCTGCGGTTGATGTAGTCTGCGCTTTATGCTTACCGTCTTCATCGCACCATCTCCCTTCTGCGGCCTGCGTCTTCATAGCCCGCCCGCTCTCCCCTGCGCTCAAGCAGCATAGCGACCGCCTCCAGGTGATCGCTTAGAATAACCTCCTGCAACGGATCCCTGCCGCCTTCCTTGCGGCGGACCGCATTCATCTTGCCGACCGGCACCTTATGCACTGCTTTCACCCTCAGTCCTTCGAGCACTGCCCGGGCATAGGCCAGCGGCGGTCTGGACAGGAGCGTGCTGCCCAGCACGGAAAGTGCCTTGCGGCTGATTGCATGGGGAACTGCTGTCAGCGAATACCCGTTCAGGTCAGGCCTTCCAAGCAGCAGGTTGAGCGTATACTTGGAGAGCACTACCGGATGCGGAATCCGGTGGCGGACCGGGCCAGAGTAATCATTCAGCGCCACATCCGCCCCGCTGCTGACTGCTTCCACAAACGGCCGCAGCTCTGCTGCAGGGATGGCCAGATCCCCGTCAGTAAACAGCAGGATTTCACCGCCAGCCGCCTCCGCCCCGACACTCCGCCCGACATCATGCCCGAGCGGCTGTGGGAACACAATCACCTTTGCGCCCATTCGCTGGGCAATATCTGCTGTATTGTCGGCTGAACCGTTGACTATCACAATAACCTCACAGCGCGGATGCACGCCCCTGGCTCCGGCAATAGCCGCAGCAATCGTTCCGGCCTCATTCATGGCCGGAATGATTACCGACACATAAGGCTCCGGGTGATTCGCTGCAGGTATTGCCTGTGCAGGCCGCTGCTGCGGCCGGAGTTTCCTCCGCGCTGCTTGAGAAGCCCGCCGCCCCGAGCGGCGGGCAGATGTTCGTCTATGCTGTTTCAAGCTCATCCACCTTCCTTCGGAGGGCACACTCCCGGGCTGAGGGTTACACCACAGTCTATGTAATCTGCCGCCCTCTGTAACGGCAAATGTCTCTCTTTGTACAGAAAATTGGACAGATGCCGCCCTGCCGGCTATTATCCTCAAAGTGTGCAACCAGCGCTGGTATAGTCCATTGCTGCACCTTTCTGGGGTATCTGGGACCGGAGGCTACTTTGGGTTGGGTTGGGTTGGGTTGGTTGGTTGGTTGGTTGGTTGGTTGGTTGGTTGGTTGGTTGGTTGGTTGGTTGGTTGGTTGGTTGGTTGGTTGGTTGGTTGGTTGGTTGGTTTGGCTCGGCGAGCCATTCTGAGCAGAATAAAAGGTACTTTTGCCTTTGACTCTGCCCGGTGAGCTACTTTGGGCAAAATCAGAGGCATTTTTGCCCTCCGTTCGGCCCGGCAAGCCACTTTGGGCAAAATCAGAGGCATTTTTGCCCTCCATTCGGCCCGGCGAGCCTTTCCGGGCAAAATCAAAGGCACTTTTGCCCTTCATTTGGCCCGGCAAGCCACTTTGGGTAAAATCAAAGGCGCTTTTGCCATTCATTTGGCCCGGCAAGCCACTTCGGGCAAAATCAAAGGCCTTTTTGCCCTTCATTCAGCCCGGCGAGCCACTTTGGGCAAAATCAAAGGCCTTTTTGCCCTTCATTCGGCCCGCCGAGCCACTTTGGGCAAAATCAAAGGCACTTTTGCCCTTCATTTGGCCCGGAAAGCCACTTCGGGCAAAATCAAAGGCCTTTTTGCCCTTCATTCGGCCCAGCGAGCCACTTTAGGCAAAATCAGAGGCCTTTTTGCCCTTCATTCGGCCCGCCGAGCCACTTTGGGCAAAATCAAAGGCACTTTTGCCCTTCATTTGGCCCGACAAGCCACTTTGAGTAAAATTAAAGGCACTTTTGCCTTTCATTCGGCCCGGCAAGCCATTTTGGGCAAAATCAAAGGAATTTTTGCCCTTCATTCGGCCGGTGAGCCAATCCGGCAAGATTAAAGCCATTTTCAAACCATAACGCCGCAGCTGCTTCATCTACCAAGTTACCTCACCATATATCTCACCATATATCTCACCATTTATCTCACCATTCACTGAAGTTAATTTCCGTATACTCCCACTACAAATTTCCCTTCCTTATCAGCTACAGCGCTGCCAACGCTACATTGAGCAAGTTACCAGACTGCCTGCCAAACTTGTCTCACACACTCCCCTCACCCTACCACCACATCGTTTCGCCAATAATCTCACCGCAAACTTTCACTATAATCAGCCTCAGTCAGCGCCTATTCCTCCAAACGTGCCCCCAACAGAAAAAGCGCAGCCCCGGGGCTGCGCCGTTTCCTATTGCTCTCCAAGCCTTACCACATATTCAAGCCTCACAACAGCCGCCAGCCAATCCGTTAATCAAAAGCCCGGTGCTCAACTGCCGGTTTCACCAGCGGCGAACCAAGCGCAATCCATGATAACACGCCGTAGAAATGCGGGGTTTCCTGCAGGCGGTTAATAGCGACCACCGCTTCACCGCTGCCCCGGCTCTTCAGCGAAGCATGGAAGAACGGCTGGTTGGTCATTGCCACGAGCACGTAGCCGGTGTGGCCAAATGCTTCATCGAAGGTTACTGTGACCTCGACGCTCTCCGCATTGCCGTTGAACATAAAGGCCGTCATGCCAAACTGCTGCAGAACCTGCCGGTTCCCGGAGCTTTGTACCGGGCTGAAGGCCAGGTGCTCCGCCGAGACTGCTCCTTGGGCCAGATGATCCCCGGTAACAGCACCGGCTGCGATATGGTAGCTCTGCACACTCTCTTCCTCGAGGTGTTTGGATTGCACTGCGAAGGCAGCCAGTTTGGCAGCATCCACCGCTTCATCCGCAATGGCAGATGTATTGACAGCGTGCTCTGCCAGCTGCTCCTCTCCGACGCTGCCTGCAGCCAGCTTGATTCCGGTGATGCTGCCGTCAGGCAGCAGGTCAGCCGTGCGGACCTCTTCGGCCAGATGCGTCAGCTTAATCGTCTCCGGAAGCAGGTGCCGTTCTTCCAGGATGCCGTCAGCCAGATGCTCACCGTAGATGCTTTCCTGCTGCAGATGATGTGAATGCACAGCCCCTGCAGCGAGCTTATCTGCACCAATGCTGCCTTCAGACAACATCTCGGCATTCAATGTTCCTTCGGCCAGATGGGCCGAGGTGATGCTGCCGCTGCGGATATGCCGGCTCTCTACCGACTCTGCAGCCAGATGGCCGCCATACACACTGTTCGGTGCCAGCTGGTAGGAGCCGATTGAGCCTTCGGCCAGCTTCGCAGCGCCGATACTGCCGTCAGGCAGCAGCTCGGAAATCTGCACATCCCCGGACAGATGCTTAGGCGTAATGCTTCCGTTCTTGATATGCCGGCTGTCTACTGACTCTGAAGCCAGGTGGCCTCCATAGATACTGCCCGGAGCCAGCTGGAAGGAGCCGATCGAGCCCTCGGCCAGCTTCGCAGCACTGATACTGCCATCAGGCAGCAGATCAGGGGTCAGCGTCCCTTCGGCCAGATGCTTCAGGGTAATGCTGCCGCTGCGGATATGGCGGCTGTCTACCGCCTCAGGAGCCAAATGGCCTCCATAAACACTGCCGGCAGCCAGCTTCCTGGAACTGATGCTGCCGTCCGCCAGCTTATCGGTACCAATGCTTCCGTCAGAAAGCAGCTTCGCACCCCGAACCTCATCTGCCAGATGCGCCAGCGTGATCTCGCCTTCAGCGATGTGGCGGCCTGCCACTGCATGCTCTGCCAGATGGGCGCCGTTAATGCTGCCGTTAGACAAGTGCCGCGATTCCACGGCCTTCTCTGCCAGCTTATCGGCCCCGATACTGCCGTCAGGCAGCAGATCGGCACCGCGAACCTCATCTGCCAGATGCGCCAGCGTGATCTCACCTTCAGCGATGTGGCGGCCTGCCACTGCATGCTCCGCCAGATGGGCGCTGTTAATGCTGCCGCTAGACAAGTGCCGCGATTCCACTGCATTCACTGACAGCTTATCAGCACCGATGCTTCCGTCAGAAAGCAGCTTCGCGCCGCGAACCTCATCCGCCAGATGCCCCAGCGTAATCTCGCCTTCAGCGATGTGGCGGCCTGCCACTGCATGCTCTGCCAGATGCGCACCTCCAATACTGCCTGAGGATACATGCCGTGACTCCACAGCGTTCTCCGCCAGCTTTCCGCCGCTAATCCCGCCTTCAGGCAGCCACTGCGCACTGCGGATTTCCGCAGCCAGATGGTCCAGCGTAATTTCGCCTTCGCCGATATGACGGCCCGTGACTGCATCGTTCACCAGATGGCTGCCGTACACACTATCCGCTGATAAATGACGGAAGGTTACTGAATCATCGGCCAGCTTGGAGCCGCTAATGCTGCCGTCCGGCAGCAGCTCGGAGGTGAATGTCTCTTCAGCCAGATGCTTCAGGGTAATGCTGCCGCTCCTGATATGACGGCTGTCTACCGCATCTTTAATCAGATGGTCTCCATACACACTGCCGGGTGCGAGCTTCAGCGGACCGATCGTACCGTCTGCCAGCTTCTCCGCGCTGATGCTGCCGTCAGGCAGCCACTGGGCGCTGCGGATCTCCTCAGCCAAATGGTCGAGTGTAATCTCACCATCACCGATGTGGCGGCTCTCTACCGCATCATCCGTCAGATGGCTGCCGTACACACTGTCCGCCGACAAATGCTGCGATCCGATAGCTCCTTCGGCCAGCTTGGAGCCTTCGACACTTCCGTCAGGCAGCAGCTTCGAGGTGAATGCTTCCCCGGCCAGATGCTTCAGCATAATGCTGCCGCTCTTGATATGGCGGCTGTCTACCGCCTCCTGGACCAGATGGTCTTCGTCTATGCTGCCAGAAGCCAGGTGGGAAGCCTGAACGGCACCCCCGGCCAGCTTCTCGCTGCCGATGCTGCCGTCCGGCAGCCACTGCGCATCAAGCACCTCTTCGGCCAGATGTGCAAGTGTAACTTCGCCTCCGCTGATATGACGGCCTTCTACTGCATGATCTGCCAGGTGGATGCCATCCACACTATCCGGCGACAGGTGGCGGGAGGCTACCGCTTCATCAGCCAGCTTGGAGCTGTTGATGCTGCCTTCCTGCACTTGTATGGAGGAAATTGAACCGGGGAGGATATGCCCGTTGCCGACTGACATCGGCCGGATATGGGCTCCGCCGATGCTGCCCGGCGCCAGATGTCTGCCTTGTACAGCGGTATCGCTGAGCGAAGCCGGACCGACAGCCCCCGGAGCCAGATGCTCGGCTGTTACAGCAGAAGGTGCGAGCTTGGGTGAAGTCACACTGCTGTCCGCAAGCTTAATAGAAGTAACGGACAAATCGCTGAGCTTATCAGTCGAGATGCTTTCCGGAGATAGTTTTAATGAAGTAACCGCATGGTCTGCCAGATGATGCGGCTGCACCGCACCCGCGGCCAGATGAATTTCCTTAACCGTACCGGAGGCCAGCTTGTCGCCGGTTACCGATCCGGCCTGCAGTGCAGAGCTGTTCACACTGTTCTCTGCCAGATGTCTGCGCTCTACAGCCCCCGGAGCCAGGTGCTCCGTATCCACTGCGGCGCCCTGCAGCGCACGGCCGCTGACACTGGCATCCGCCAGATGCTTTTCCTCCACCGCGCAGAAGGCGATATGCTCGCCGCCCACCGCTTCGCGGGCCAGGGCGTTTGCGTTAACTGCACCATGGGCCAGCTTGCCGCTATTCACAGCACCGTCAGCCAGTTTGGCCGAGGTCACGCTGTGCGGAAGGAGATGCTCTGCACCAACAGAGTCGTGCGCCAGCACCTTACCGCCCACAGAGCCGGGGGCCAGATGGCTGTTCAGTACCGCGCCTGCCTGCAGCTGCTCTGAGCCGACCGACTCTGCCGACAGATGAGACTGGTCAACCGCTTCACGCTGCAGATGGCCGGTGGAGATGGACTGC
Proteins encoded:
- a CDS encoding glycosyltransferase family 2 protein; the encoded protein is MSLKQHRRTSARRSGRRASQAARRKLRPQQRPAQAIPAANHPEPYVSVIIPAMNEAGTIAAAIAGARGVHPRCEVIVIVNGSADNTADIAQRMGAKVIVFPQPLGHDVGRSVGAEAAGGEILLFTDGDLAIPAAELRPFVEAVSSGADVALNDYSGPVRHRIPHPVVLSKYTLNLLLGRPDLNGYSLTAVPHAISRKALSVLGSTLLSRPPLAYARAVLEGLRVKAVHKVPVGKMNAVRRKEGGRDPLQEVILSDHLEAVAMLLERRGERAGYEDAGRRREMVR
- a CDS encoding PT domain-containing protein → MKGKKAFDFARSGLPGQMNGKSAFDFTQSGLPGQMKGKSAFDFARKGSPGRMEGKNASDFAQSGLPGRTEGKNASDFAQSSSPGRVKGKSTFYSAQNGSPSQTNQPTNQPTNQPTNQPTNQPTNQPTNQPTNQPNPTQPKVASGPRYPRKVQQWTIPALVAHFEDNSRQGGICPIFCTKRDICRYRGRQIT
- a CDS encoding WIAG-tail domain; translation: MKGSRKNRNHQSKRRLYYVDNPNKTELSMLRSGPRTQGDTATGETDTVADTPDQSLQVSGVGTAELPAPAEAVAAAPAPEAQVQQQPEAEAPPRKEAEVQVSLPAAPLLTEKERLQKVYTDDISEAAVTGSKIAPRTIDGSKLKFGIIGTPWLQDYAVQSINIGEKAVTSSKIAHESISGEHLAEGSISGGKLLDHSIGGEKLKNGSIGPDKLADRTIGGEQIADRSISGRHLSELLITSELLEDGAVSGEKILSSSIVSRHLANGIIDRSKLADDAVSGDKIADGEISGDKIAEGAIDSRHLKEGTVSAKHLAPGAIGREQLASRLIGKEQLGSAVVDSGHLADGAVGARQLGEKAVRSQHLSPESINGSHIGDGEISGNHLADRSISFVKLAEGAVGTAQIVEQAVTSSKIADQSILTHKLADEAVTTRHLAKSAVRGPQIAMQSISTGHLQREAVDQSHLSAESVGSEQLQAGAVLNSHLAPGSVGGKVLAHDSVGAEHLLPHSVTSAKLADGAVNSGKLAHGAVNANALAREAVGGEHIAFCAVEEKHLADASVSGRALQGAAVDTEHLAPGAVERRHLAENSVNSSALQAGSVTGDKLASGTVKEIHLAAGAVQPHHLADHAVTSLKLSPESISTDKLSDLSVTSIKLADSSVTSPKLAPSAVTAEHLAPGAVGPASLSDTAVQGRHLAPGSIGGAHIRPMSVGNGHILPGSISSIQVQEGSINSSKLADEAVASRHLSPDSVDGIHLADHAVEGRHISGGEVTLAHLAEEVLDAQWLPDGSIGSEKLAGGAVQASHLASGSIDEDHLVQEAVDSRHIKSGSIMLKHLAGEAFTSKLLPDGSVEGSKLAEGAIGSQHLSADSVYGSHLTDDAVESRHIGDGEITLDHLAEEIRSAQWLPDGSISAEKLADGTIGPLKLAPGSVYGDHLIKDAVDSRHIRSGSITLKHLAEETFTSELLPDGSISGSKLADDSVTFRHLSADSVYGSHLVNDAVTGRHIGEGEITLDHLAAEIRSAQWLPEGGISGGKLAENAVESRHVSSGSIGGAHLAEHAVAGRHIAEGEITLGHLADEVRGAKLLSDGSIGADKLSVNAVESRHLSSGSINSAHLAEHAVAGRHIAEGEITLAHLADEVRGADLLPDGSIGADKLAEKAVESRHLSNGSINGAHLAEHAVAGRHIAEGEITLAHLADEVRGAKLLSDGSIGTDKLADGSISSRKLAAGSVYGGHLAPEAVDSRHIRSGSITLKHLAEGTLTPDLLPDGSISAAKLAEGSIGSFQLAPGSIYGGHLASESVDSRHIKNGSITPKHLSGDVQISELLPDGSIGAAKLAEGSIGSYQLAPNSVYGGHLAAESVESRHIRSGSITSAHLAEGTLNAEMLSEGSIGADKLAAGAVHSHHLQQESIYGEHLADGILEERHLLPETIKLTHLAEEVRTADLLPDGSITGIKLAAGSVGEEQLAEHAVNTSAIADEAVDAAKLAAFAVQSKHLEEESVQSYHIAAGAVTGDHLAQGAVSAEHLAFSPVQSSGNRQVLQQFGMTAFMFNGNAESVEVTVTFDEAFGHTGYVLVAMTNQPFFHASLKSRGSGEAVVAINRLQETPHFYGVLSWIALGSPLVKPAVEHRAFD